A DNA window from Desulfurobacterium atlanticum contains the following coding sequences:
- a CDS encoding DUF190 domain-containing protein translates to MKKEKLLKIYIDSEDKYNGKPLWKVILSKAKESGIAGATVLKAVAGIGSHSKIHTINLLSLSINIPLIIEIVDLEEKIEKFINILDEIVEEGLITVQDVEVKIYRHR, encoded by the coding sequence GTGAAAAAAGAGAAACTGCTCAAAATATATATAGACAGTGAAGATAAATACAACGGAAAACCGTTGTGGAAAGTTATACTTAGTAAAGCAAAGGAAAGCGGAATTGCAGGTGCTACAGTTCTAAAAGCTGTAGCTGGCATAGGCTCTCATTCAAAAATACACACCATCAATCTGTTATCTCTATCCATTAATATCCCTCTTATAATAGAAATAGTTGACCTTGAAGAAAAAATAGAAAAGTTTATTAATATACTTGACGAAATAGTGGAAGAAGGACTTATAACTGTTCAAGATGTAGAAGTAAAAATATACAGGCACAGGTGA